The Vibrio gallaecicus genome contains a region encoding:
- a CDS encoding peptidylprolyl isomerase, giving the protein MIILHTNFGDIKVQLNEEKAPETSANFLQYCRDGFYDNTLFHRVIDGFMVQGGGMTSGLKEKTTRATIKNEANNGLSNKVGTLAMARTMEPHSASSQFFINVNDNTFLDFRSESLDGWGYCVFAEVVEGMDIVNKIKNVSTGTMGMHQDVPLEEVIITGTTIEA; this is encoded by the coding sequence ATGATCATCCTTCACACAAATTTTGGTGATATCAAAGTTCAACTAAACGAAGAAAAAGCACCAGAAACAAGCGCAAACTTCCTACAGTATTGCCGTGACGGTTTTTACGACAACACGCTTTTCCACCGTGTTATTGATGGTTTCATGGTTCAAGGCGGCGGCATGACTTCTGGCCTTAAAGAAAAAACAACTCGCGCAACGATTAAGAACGAAGCAAACAATGGCCTGAGCAACAAAGTAGGCACTCTAGCAATGGCTCGTACTATGGAACCGCATTCAGCGAGCTCTCAGTTCTTTATCAATGTAAATGACAACACTTTCCTAGACTTCCGTTCAGAAAGCCTAGATGGTTGGGGTTACTGTGTATTCGCTGAAGTAGTTGAAGGCATGGACATTGTAAACAAAATCAAAAATGTAAGTACTGGTACTATGGGCATGCACCAAGACGTACCTCTTGAAGAAGTAATCATTACAGGTACAACAATCGAAGCTTAA
- the lpxH gene encoding UDP-2,3-diacylglucosamine diphosphatase, whose product MKTYFISDLHLTPSRQDITDCFLNFMETEASHADALYVLGDLFEFWIGDDDRSEFANTIRQAFIKLTDSGVPCYFTQGNRDFLVGKRFAKQTGVTLLDEVAVIDIYGQSAVVLHGDTLCTDDIKYLAFREKVHQPWLQWVFNCIPFFIKKKIVSKVQSDIKDDKQTKSLDIMDVTQKEVENVISANKVDLMIHGHTHRPNIHSFDMNEVAKKRIVLGDWYTQGSVLEFTEQGFELQNRAFGNVFPKDS is encoded by the coding sequence ATGAAGACTTACTTTATCTCAGATCTCCACCTCACTCCTTCAAGACAGGACATCACAGACTGCTTTCTTAACTTTATGGAGACAGAAGCTAGTCATGCCGATGCTTTATATGTTCTAGGGGATCTTTTCGAGTTCTGGATTGGGGATGATGATAGATCCGAATTTGCAAATACAATTAGACAAGCGTTTATTAAGCTCACTGATTCTGGTGTCCCTTGTTACTTCACTCAAGGTAACCGAGACTTTTTAGTGGGTAAACGATTTGCAAAACAAACCGGAGTGACACTCCTTGATGAAGTGGCTGTCATTGATATTTACGGTCAATCTGCCGTAGTACTGCATGGTGACACTTTATGTACAGATGACATAAAATACCTAGCCTTCCGTGAAAAAGTACACCAACCTTGGTTGCAGTGGGTCTTTAATTGTATTCCTTTCTTTATTAAAAAAAAGATAGTTTCAAAAGTACAATCAGATATTAAAGACGACAAACAAACTAAATCTTTAGATATCATGGATGTCACTCAAAAAGAAGTTGAGAATGTTATCTCAGCCAACAAAGTTGATCTCATGATACACGGTCACACTCATAGACCGAACATCCACTCCTTCGATATGAATGAAGTAGCTAAAAAACGTATTGTACTAGGAGACTGGTATACTCAAGGCTCAGTTCTAGAATTTACCGAACAAGGTTTTGAACTGCAAAATCGTGCTTTTGGCAATGTTTTTCCTAAAGATAGCTAA
- a CDS encoding EAL and HDOD domain-containing protein translates to MKFSYVARQPILDIDKKTIGYELLFRDGPKNTFPEVEPELATSRLLSDHFLSTHYNTLGDKLGFVNFPYASLINLVPTLFPKDSLVVEVLEDCQPTDELLHSIEKLFQAGYTIALDDFIPSKAWKRFLPYISIIKFDIRLVPIAKASMFMSSLKGTKIEFLAEKVETYEEYQQAKDAGFHYFQGYFFSKPEMIQTRALNPAFLTTIQLCKEIAQEPIDFKEVERLITLDVTLSYKLLTYVNSAGGSSTKIRSFHQALVYLGEQKLRKFVSLVAVASAKEDKPDSLYGLAILRARQCELIIEQLNVKEEPGQAFLTGMFSLLDSLLDQPLEQVLNSVPIDEEIKRALIEKKGVLGAVLAMVVAYEQARWDDATKIRNRLKLNEEQLGKTYDQATIWAQELLAQP, encoded by the coding sequence TTGAAATTTTCATACGTAGCTCGTCAGCCAATACTAGACATAGACAAAAAAACCATCGGTTACGAACTATTATTTAGGGATGGTCCTAAAAATACGTTCCCTGAAGTGGAGCCTGAACTCGCCACAAGTCGACTGTTGTCTGATCATTTCTTATCTACGCACTACAACACGCTAGGTGACAAATTAGGTTTTGTTAATTTTCCATATGCTAGCCTGATCAACTTAGTACCTACCCTTTTTCCGAAAGACAGTTTGGTCGTTGAAGTATTGGAAGATTGCCAGCCAACAGATGAATTATTGCATTCTATCGAAAAACTATTTCAAGCTGGTTACACCATAGCACTAGATGATTTCATCCCAAGCAAAGCTTGGAAAAGATTTTTGCCATATATTTCGATCATCAAGTTCGATATACGCTTAGTGCCAATCGCGAAAGCTTCAATGTTTATGTCCAGTTTGAAAGGCACTAAAATTGAATTCTTAGCTGAAAAAGTTGAAACTTACGAAGAGTACCAGCAAGCAAAAGATGCTGGGTTTCATTACTTTCAAGGATACTTTTTTAGTAAACCTGAAATGATTCAAACTAGGGCTCTTAACCCTGCCTTTCTTACCACGATCCAACTGTGTAAAGAGATCGCGCAAGAGCCTATCGATTTTAAAGAAGTAGAGCGTTTAATCACATTAGATGTGACCTTATCTTATAAACTGCTTACATACGTTAACTCGGCAGGCGGTTCCTCGACAAAAATACGTTCTTTTCATCAAGCTCTAGTATATTTAGGAGAGCAAAAATTACGTAAATTTGTCTCTCTAGTTGCGGTTGCATCAGCGAAAGAAGACAAGCCAGACTCTTTATATGGTTTAGCCATACTTCGAGCGAGGCAGTGTGAGCTGATCATTGAACAATTGAATGTTAAGGAAGAACCTGGTCAGGCTTTTCTGACTGGCATGTTCTCTTTATTGGATTCTCTACTCGATCAACCTTTAGAGCAGGTACTAAATTCAGTGCCTATTGATGAAGAAATAAAAAGAGCGTTAATCGAGAAAAAAGGCGTGCTAGGTGCAGTGCTAGCGATGGTGGTCGCTTATGAACAAGCGCGTTGGGACGACGCTACAAAAATTCGCAATCGATTAAAATTGAATGAAGAACAACTTGGTAAAACTTATGACCAAGCAACCATTTGGGCGCAAGAGCTTCTTGCTCAGCCTTAA
- a CDS encoding YchJ family protein produces MSVCPCGSAKHYQQCCEIAHNDHAKVTSPEQLMRSRYSAHVFGLVDYVITTYHPSCNAEAQRTGIAESIDSDWAGLEVIDTTKGSHENEGFVEFKAYFNDGTEQFCMQERSRFVREDGLWYYIDGTFPEQEENQQPEIDPRLNQTIESFKIGRNDPCICGSDKKYKKCCG; encoded by the coding sequence ATGTCTGTATGCCCCTGTGGTAGTGCTAAACACTATCAACAATGCTGCGAAATTGCCCATAATGACCATGCTAAAGTAACTTCTCCAGAACAGTTAATGCGCTCTCGTTATTCTGCACACGTGTTTGGTTTAGTTGATTACGTAATCACTACCTACCACCCTAGTTGCAATGCAGAAGCGCAAAGAACAGGTATTGCCGAGTCGATCGACAGCGACTGGGCAGGTTTAGAAGTCATTGATACAACCAAAGGATCTCATGAGAACGAAGGCTTTGTTGAGTTTAAAGCTTACTTCAACGACGGTACCGAACAGTTTTGCATGCAAGAACGTTCGCGTTTTGTTCGTGAGGATGGTCTTTGGTATTACATTGATGGCACCTTCCCTGAACAAGAAGAAAATCAACAACCTGAAATTGATCCACGCTTAAACCAAACCATTGAAAGCTTTAAAATTGGTCGTAATGACCCATGTATTTGCGGGAGTGATAAGAAATATAAAAAGTGTTGCGGATAA
- the hisIE gene encoding bifunctional phosphoribosyl-AMP cyclohydrolase/phosphoribosyl-ATP diphosphatase HisIE, producing the protein MSFEPVSLSKTEVGALSERIDWEKVGGLVPAIVQDYQSSQVLMMGYMNPAALEKTGETGQVTFFSRTKERLWTKGETSGNVLQLANISLDCDNDTLLVKVNPIGPTCHTGTTTCWDGDKQEETQMVWLHQLEQLLAARKDADPESSYTASLYARGTKRISQKVGEEGVEVALAATSGDKAELVCESADLIYHLMVLLQDQGLSMDDVINKLKERHK; encoded by the coding sequence ATGAGTTTTGAACCCGTAAGCTTATCAAAAACAGAAGTAGGCGCATTGTCAGAGCGTATTGATTGGGAAAAAGTGGGTGGCTTAGTGCCAGCTATTGTTCAAGATTACCAATCTAGCCAAGTGCTGATGATGGGATACATGAACCCAGCAGCACTTGAGAAAACAGGTGAAACCGGTCAAGTGACGTTCTTCTCTCGAACAAAAGAGCGCTTATGGACTAAAGGTGAAACTTCAGGAAATGTTCTTCAGTTAGCTAACATCTCTTTAGATTGTGACAACGATACTTTACTCGTTAAGGTCAATCCGATTGGACCCACTTGCCACACAGGAACAACAACATGCTGGGATGGTGATAAGCAAGAAGAAACACAAATGGTCTGGCTTCATCAACTTGAGCAGCTACTGGCTGCCCGCAAGGACGCCGACCCTGAATCTTCTTATACTGCCAGTTTATATGCCCGTGGCACCAAGCGTATTTCGCAGAAAGTGGGTGAAGAAGGCGTTGAAGTTGCGCTTGCGGCGACGTCGGGCGATAAGGCGGAATTAGTTTGTGAGTCTGCTGACTTGATTTACCACCTTATGGTACTGCTACAAGACCAAGGTTTGTCTATGGATGATGTAATCAATAAGCTTAAAGAACGCCACAAATAG
- the hisF gene encoding imidazole glycerol phosphate synthase subunit HisF, whose protein sequence is MLAKRIIPCLDVRDGQVVKGVQFRNHEIIGDIVPLAQRYAEEGADELVFYDITASSDGRVVDKSWVKRVAEVIDIPFCVAGGIKSAEDAARILEFGADKVSINSPALANPQLITDLADKFGVQCIVVGIDSYFDKETGKYQVYQFTGDEARTKATKWETKDWVQEVQKRGAGEIVLNMMNQDGVRNGYDIEQLNMVRSVCNVPLIASGGAGAMEHFAEAYKKTNVDGALAASVFHKQVINIGELKQYLKQQDVEVRL, encoded by the coding sequence ATGTTGGCAAAGCGAATAATCCCTTGTTTGGATGTCCGTGATGGACAAGTGGTGAAGGGCGTTCAGTTCCGTAACCACGAAATTATTGGTGACATCGTTCCGCTAGCACAACGCTACGCAGAAGAGGGCGCTGATGAGTTAGTATTTTACGATATCACAGCATCAAGCGATGGTCGTGTGGTCGATAAAAGCTGGGTGAAGCGCGTAGCAGAAGTGATTGATATTCCATTCTGCGTGGCTGGTGGTATTAAATCAGCGGAAGATGCTGCGCGTATTCTTGAGTTTGGTGCTGATAAAGTGTCAATCAACTCACCGGCATTGGCTAATCCGCAACTGATCACTGACCTTGCTGATAAGTTCGGCGTGCAGTGTATCGTTGTTGGTATCGATTCATACTTCGATAAAGAAACCGGTAAATATCAGGTTTACCAATTCACTGGCGATGAAGCGCGTACTAAAGCAACCAAATGGGAAACCAAAGATTGGGTGCAGGAAGTACAGAAGCGTGGCGCAGGTGAGATTGTGTTAAACATGATGAACCAAGATGGTGTCCGTAACGGTTACGATATCGAGCAACTCAACATGGTTCGCTCAGTATGCAATGTTCCATTGATTGCGTCAGGTGGCGCAGGTGCAATGGAACACTTTGCTGAAGCCTATAAAAAGACCAACGTGGATGGAGCACTTGCGGCTTCGGTATTCCACAAACAAGTCATCAATATTGGTGAACTTAAACAGTATTTAAAACAACAAGATGTAGAGGTGCGACTATGA
- the hisA gene encoding 1-(5-phosphoribosyl)-5-[(5-phosphoribosylamino)methylideneamino]imidazole-4-carboxamide isomerase, with the protein MIIPALDLIEGQVVRLFQGDYGQVTEYKVDPAEQFNLYHQAGAGWLHLVDLTGAKDTTARQLDLIAKLLASTPANIQIGGGVRNEQDVVDLLEAGAQRVVVGSTAVKQPELVKGWMEKYGAEKIVLALDINIDESGTRKVAISGWQEDSGVTIEALIEDYLTVGLKHVLCTDISRDGTLEGSNVELYVDLCKQYPQVQFQSSGGIGSLADIEALKGSGVAGVIVGRALLDGKFTAEEAFACWQSE; encoded by the coding sequence ATGATTATTCCCGCATTAGATTTAATTGAAGGTCAAGTAGTTCGCTTATTCCAAGGGGACTACGGGCAAGTAACAGAATACAAAGTAGACCCAGCAGAGCAGTTTAATCTGTATCACCAAGCTGGTGCTGGTTGGCTGCACCTTGTTGACTTAACGGGTGCAAAAGACACAACGGCTCGTCAGTTAGACTTGATTGCTAAGCTACTGGCTAGCACGCCTGCCAATATTCAGATTGGTGGTGGCGTGCGCAACGAACAAGATGTCGTTGACCTACTAGAAGCTGGCGCGCAGCGTGTTGTGGTTGGCTCTACTGCGGTTAAGCAACCAGAGCTTGTGAAAGGTTGGATGGAAAAATACGGCGCTGAAAAAATTGTACTGGCTCTGGACATTAACATTGACGAAAGCGGCACACGTAAAGTGGCAATTTCTGGTTGGCAAGAAGATTCAGGCGTGACTATTGAAGCGCTGATTGAAGACTACCTAACTGTAGGTCTTAAGCATGTTCTGTGTACTGATATTTCACGTGATGGTACGTTAGAGGGATCAAACGTAGAACTCTACGTTGACCTTTGTAAGCAGTACCCACAAGTGCAATTCCAATCATCTGGTGGCATTGGCAGCCTAGCTGATATCGAAGCTCTGAAAGGCAGCGGTGTTGCTGGTGTGATAGTGGGGCGCGCGTTACTGGATGGTAAATTCACCGCAGAGGAGGCATTTGCATGTTGGCAAAGCGAATAA